A DNA window from Flavisolibacter ginsenosidimutans contains the following coding sequences:
- a CDS encoding alpha/beta hydrolase, whose translation MTVSRSIKIFVPLFSTALCFTAAAQSTAGITNVPDTSYSTASAYRSIHKAYPDATAAPELHSREVKEKKGIVYCTTGERKLVLDAFYPSGKTKQKRIAVMMIHGGGWRSGSRTQHYPLAQHLAALGYVCFTPEYRLSTEALYPAAVHDLKAALHWIHAKAKKYNIDTNKIVVGGFSAGGQLAALIGTTNGNEKFEGSDCNTKYSSRVQAVVDLDGTLSFVHPESGEGDDSKKPSAGTLWFGYSKKENIKVWEEASPLSYVGPNTVPFLFINSGVARMHAGRDDFMKVLKENHIYVDVKTFADAPHHFPLFEPWFTPMVNYIDEFLKTVFPTK comes from the coding sequence ATGACGGTTTCGCGAAGCATAAAGATTTTTGTACCGCTGTTTTCAACAGCGCTTTGTTTTACGGCTGCTGCGCAATCCACTGCCGGTATTACCAACGTTCCCGATACATCGTATTCAACGGCCAGCGCTTACCGCAGCATCCACAAAGCTTATCCCGATGCAACAGCAGCGCCTGAACTACATTCCAGGGAAGTAAAAGAGAAGAAAGGCATTGTTTATTGCACAACCGGCGAACGCAAATTGGTTCTTGATGCTTTTTATCCCTCGGGAAAAACAAAGCAAAAGCGGATTGCAGTGATGATGATTCACGGCGGCGGTTGGCGCTCCGGCAGCAGAACGCAACATTACCCGCTGGCGCAACATTTAGCGGCGTTGGGCTACGTTTGTTTTACACCGGAGTATCGCTTGTCAACCGAAGCGCTTTATCCCGCTGCGGTGCATGATTTAAAAGCCGCGTTGCACTGGATCCATGCAAAGGCGAAGAAGTACAACATTGATACAAACAAAATTGTTGTCGGCGGTTTTTCCGCCGGCGGACAATTGGCCGCACTGATTGGAACCACAAACGGCAATGAAAAATTTGAGGGCAGTGATTGCAACACAAAGTACTCATCGCGTGTGCAAGCCGTCGTTGATTTAGACGGAACGCTTTCCTTTGTTCATCCCGAATCCGGCGAAGGCGACGATAGCAAAAAGCCATCGGCCGGTACGCTTTGGTTTGGCTATTCCAAAAAAGAGAACATTAAGGTTTGGGAAGAAGCTTCTCCGTTAAGCTACGTTGGTCCGAACACCGTTCCTTTTTTGTTCATCAACAGCGGCGTGGCGCGAATGCATGCGGGCCGCGATGATTTTATGAAAGTGCTAAAGGAAAATCACATCTACGTTGATGTAAAAACATTTGCCGATGCGCCGCATCATTTTCCTTTGTTTGAGCCTTGGTTTACGCCGATGGTCAATTACATTGACGAATTTTTAAAGACCGTTTTTCCAACAAAATAA
- a CDS encoding pectinesterase family protein — protein MIKKATTTIVLLLVTFFVFAQTSNPQQYKYTFTVAKDGSGEFRYIQDAIDAMRVYPLARITLYIKNGVYNEKIELPATNTDVTFIGESVDKTIITFNDYSGRGKLTTFTSYTAKISGNRFVAENITFANSAGPVGQAVALYVDADKAVFKNCKFLGNQDTIFAAGENARQYFVECYIEGTTDFIFGPSTAVFQSCTIKEKTNSFITAASTTPGKKFGYVFFDCKIIADSSVTKVHLGRPWRAAAKTAFIRCELPKQIAPEGWNNWGNAQNETTTLYAEYKNTGEGAATKARAPWAKQLSDKEAKEYTLENIFSNSLLVAQESDWFQRVDLKNFEWPSAKK, from the coding sequence ATGATAAAAAAAGCAACAACGACGATTGTTCTTTTGCTTGTAACGTTCTTTGTATTTGCACAAACATCCAATCCTCAACAATACAAATACACGTTTACGGTGGCGAAGGATGGCAGCGGCGAATTCAGGTACATTCAGGATGCCATTGACGCAATGCGGGTTTATCCGCTGGCGCGAATAACACTTTACATCAAAAACGGTGTGTACAACGAAAAGATTGAACTGCCCGCTACCAATACCGACGTGACATTCATTGGCGAAAGCGTGGACAAAACCATCATCACGTTTAACGATTATTCCGGACGTGGAAAACTCACAACCTTTACGTCGTACACAGCGAAAATTTCGGGCAACCGTTTTGTTGCGGAGAACATCACCTTCGCCAATTCGGCAGGGCCGGTTGGGCAAGCCGTGGCGCTTTACGTGGATGCGGACAAAGCCGTGTTTAAAAATTGCAAGTTCCTCGGCAACCAGGATACCATTTTTGCCGCAGGGGAAAACGCAAGGCAATACTTTGTTGAGTGCTACATTGAAGGCACAACCGATTTTATTTTCGGTCCGTCAACGGCTGTTTTTCAATCGTGTACCATAAAAGAAAAAACGAATTCTTTCATCACCGCCGCCAGCACCACGCCGGGAAAAAAGTTTGGCTACGTTTTTTTTGATTGCAAGATCATTGCCGACAGTTCCGTAACAAAAGTTCATCTCGGAAGGCCCTGGCGTGCCGCGGCAAAAACCGCTTTTATTCGTTGCGAATTGCCCAAACAAATCGCACCCGAAGGCTGGAACAATTGGGGCAACGCTCAAAACGAAACCACTACGCTTTATGCCGAATACAAAAACACCGGCGAAGGCGCGGCCACAAAAGCCCGTGCGCCCTGGGCCAAACAATTAAGCGACAAGGAAGCGAAAGAATACACGCTGGAAAATATTTTTTCAAACAGTTTGTTGGTTGCACAAGAATCGGATTGGTTTCAACGCGTTGACTTGAAAAATTTCGAATGGCCGTCGGCAAAAAAATAA
- a CDS encoding pectinesterase family protein yields the protein MKKQVLLFVVLLIALFGFAQKKIIVAQDGSGDLKTVQAAFNAIPYKNKKPVTVFVKKGIYKEKVLLDSTKNFVTLVGEDKFNTVLTYDDHTGKVSPSGETINTRTSSSFKILADDFTATNITFQNDAGFSAGQAVAVEADGDKAIFRNCRFVGNQDILFTNNDKSRQYYEHCYIEGTTDFIFGSSTVWFQQCHIHSKKASHVTAASTPKEKEFGYVFYDCVLTGDSSIHSASLGRPWQRYASVVYLHCYIGQHIRPEGWSNWNNTDNYLTTRYAEYKSYGPSSDAAQRVKWAKQLSDEEASRITLKNVFKEWNPLKEKP from the coding sequence ATGAAGAAACAGGTTTTGCTTTTTGTCGTCTTGCTGATTGCGTTGTTTGGCTTTGCACAAAAGAAGATAATTGTTGCGCAGGACGGCAGCGGCGATCTTAAAACGGTGCAGGCTGCGTTCAACGCAATTCCGTACAAAAACAAAAAGCCCGTTACCGTTTTTGTGAAGAAAGGAATTTATAAAGAAAAAGTTTTGCTCGACAGCACGAAGAATTTTGTAACGCTTGTGGGCGAAGACAAATTCAATACTGTTCTCACCTACGACGATCATACCGGCAAAGTTTCTCCATCAGGGGAAACCATCAACACACGAACATCATCAAGCTTTAAAATTCTGGCCGATGATTTTACCGCAACAAACATTACGTTTCAAAACGATGCAGGCTTTAGTGCGGGACAGGCCGTGGCCGTAGAAGCTGATGGCGATAAGGCAATCTTTCGCAACTGTCGCTTCGTGGGAAATCAAGACATTCTTTTTACCAACAACGACAAGAGCCGGCAGTATTATGAGCATTGTTACATCGAAGGCACCACTGATTTTATTTTCGGATCGTCCACCGTTTGGTTTCAGCAATGCCACATTCACAGCAAAAAAGCTTCACACGTTACTGCCGCCTCCACGCCGAAAGAAAAAGAATTTGGTTACGTGTTTTATGATTGCGTTTTAACCGGCGACAGTTCTATTCACAGCGCTTCGCTTGGCCGTCCGTGGCAGCGTTATGCAAGCGTTGTTTATCTGCATTGTTACATCGGGCAACACATCAGGCCTGAAGGCTGGAGCAATTGGAACAACACGGATAATTATTTGACCACGCGTTACGCCGAATACAAAAGTTACGGTCCATCGTCTGATGCAGCACAACGTGTAAAATGGGCGAAGCAGTTGAGCGATGAAGAAGCGTCACGCATTACGTTGAAAAATGTTTTTAAAGAGTGGAACCCGCTAAAAGAAAAGCCATGA
- a CDS encoding glycoside hydrolase family 43 protein encodes MKRILVSLTLFSALTVFSQQPYVSKVWVADNGDGTYKNPILHADYSDPDAIRVGDDFYLTASSFEDVPGLPILHSNDLVNWTIIGHALKRQPPFEHFSVPRHGEGVWAPSLRYHNGEFYLYYPDPDFGIYLTKAKTAAGPWSDPILVAEGKGLIDPCPLWDEDGQIYLVHAFAGSRAGIKSVIAVKKLNKEGTKAMDNGVLVYDGHELDPTIEGPKFYKRNNYYYIFAPAGGVPTGWQLVLRSKNVYGPYERKVVMDQGSSPTNGPHQGAWVTTQTGEDWFLHFQDKDAYGRILHLQPMKWIKNWPVIGVDRDGDGKGEPVTRYKKPNVGKTYPVQTPAESDEFNGTTVGLQWQWMANSKATWYFMNPSKGSLRLFSDKLPDSAKNLWDAPNVLLQKFPAEEFMVTTKLTFLPNTKLENEKAGLVVMGFSYAGLALKNKKDGIYLVHTLCKDAVKGKSEKETTVMKMNSPTVYLRVKIAKGGKCNFSYSLDGKSFTNTGDEFTAEVGRWIGAKVGLFCTRETQINDSGYADIDWFRVEPAQ; translated from the coding sequence ATGAAACGAATTCTCGTATCGCTTACGCTGTTCTCTGCCCTGACTGTTTTTTCACAGCAACCGTACGTTTCTAAAGTTTGGGTGGCCGATAACGGCGACGGCACTTATAAAAATCCAATTCTTCACGCTGATTATTCCGATCCCGATGCCATACGCGTCGGCGATGATTTTTACCTCACGGCTTCTTCCTTTGAAGACGTGCCGGGACTGCCCATACTTCATTCAAACGACTTGGTGAACTGGACGATTATCGGTCATGCATTAAAGCGTCAACCACCGTTTGAACACTTCTCCGTTCCGCGTCACGGGGAAGGCGTGTGGGCGCCTTCATTGCGTTATCACAACGGCGAATTTTATCTCTATTATCCCGATCCTGATTTTGGTATTTACCTCACGAAAGCAAAGACCGCCGCAGGGCCGTGGAGCGACCCAATACTCGTTGCCGAAGGCAAAGGATTGATTGACCCTTGCCCGCTGTGGGACGAAGACGGACAGATTTATTTGGTTCACGCATTTGCCGGCAGTCGCGCAGGCATTAAAAGCGTGATTGCCGTAAAGAAGTTGAACAAGGAAGGAACCAAAGCAATGGATAACGGCGTGCTGGTTTACGACGGTCACGAACTTGATCCCACCATCGAAGGCCCGAAGTTTTACAAACGCAATAATTACTATTACATTTTTGCGCCGGCAGGCGGTGTGCCCACAGGTTGGCAACTCGTTCTTCGTTCAAAAAACGTTTACGGTCCTTACGAAAGAAAAGTGGTGATGGACCAGGGGTCATCACCCACGAACGGTCCGCACCAGGGTGCCTGGGTTACGACGCAAACGGGCGAAGATTGGTTTTTGCATTTTCAGGACAAAGACGCCTATGGACGCATTCTGCACCTGCAACCCATGAAGTGGATAAAAAATTGGCCGGTGATCGGCGTGGATCGTGACGGCGATGGAAAAGGCGAACCGGTGACCCGTTACAAGAAGCCAAACGTTGGCAAAACCTATCCCGTTCAAACACCTGCAGAAAGCGATGAATTCAACGGAACAACAGTAGGGTTGCAATGGCAATGGATGGCCAATTCAAAAGCAACATGGTACTTCATGAACCCATCCAAAGGAAGCCTGCGATTGTTCTCCGATAAGCTTCCCGACAGTGCCAAAAATTTATGGGATGCACCCAATGTTCTTTTGCAAAAATTCCCGGCAGAAGAATTCATGGTCACAACAAAACTTACGTTCTTGCCCAACACAAAACTGGAGAACGAAAAAGCAGGACTGGTGGTGATGGGTTTTAGTTATGCAGGTCTTGCCTTAAAGAATAAAAAAGACGGAATCTATTTGGTGCACACCCTTTGTAAAGACGCCGTGAAAGGCAAGAGCGAAAAAGAAACAACGGTAATGAAAATGAATTCGCCAACCGTTTACTTACGCGTAAAAATTGCCAAAGGCGGCAAATGCAATTTTAGTTACAGCCTTGACGGAAAATCTTTCACAAACACCGGCGATGAGTTTACGGCCGAAGTGGGACGATGGATTGGCGCAAAGGTTGGTTTGTTCTGTACCCGGGAAACACAAATCAACGATAGCGGCTATGCTGATATTGACTGGTTCAGAGTGGAACCGGCGCAATAA